The Shewanella sp. KX20019 genome window below encodes:
- a CDS encoding BufA1 family periplasmic bufferin-type metallophore — translation MKSSTTALGVTVAGILAASLSLGAQAVPDQPKEWEKCAGIAKAGANDCGALDGSHGCAGKAKADNLPTEWVYVPAGTCDKIAGGEVKAVKPAKS, via the coding sequence ATGAAATCTTCAACAACAGCACTTGGTGTAACAGTGGCAGGTATCTTGGCTGCGAGTCTGTCTTTAGGCGCGCAAGCGGTGCCTGATCAGCCCAAAGAGTGGGAAAAATGTGCCGGGATCGCCAAAGCGGGCGCTAATGATTGTGGCGCGCTGGATGGTAGCCATGGTTGCGCGGGCAAAGCCAAAGCTGACAACCTGCCAACTGAGTGGGTGTATGTCCCTGCTGGCACCTGCGATAAAATAGCCGGCGGCGAAGTTAAAGCGGTTAAACCGGCTAAAAGCTAG